A stretch of Streptococcus sp. oral taxon 061 DNA encodes these proteins:
- a CDS encoding DUF1858 domain-containing protein has translation MDNIIDVSIPVAEVVDKHPEVLGILVELGFKPLANPLMRNTVGRKVSLKQGSKLEGTPMDKIVRTLEANGYEVIGLD, from the coding sequence ATGGACAATATAATCGATGTATCAATTCCAGTTGCGGAAGTGGTGGATAAACATCCAGAAGTTTTAGGTATTTTGGTTGAGCTTGGTTTTAAACCTCTTGCAAATCCCTTGATGCGTAATACTGTAGGGCGAAAAGTGTCGCTCAAACAAGGCTCAAAGCTTGAAGGAACTCCTATGGATAAGATTGTGCGTACGCTTGAAGCGAATGGATACGAAGTGATTGGGTTAGACTAA
- a CDS encoding DUF438 domain-containing protein, with protein sequence MTDERIYILRDILLELHNGASPESVQERFDATFTGVSAIEISLMEHELMNSDSGVTFEDVMELCDVHANLFKNAVKGVEVEDTEHPGHPVRVFKDENLALRAALIRVRRLLSTYESVDDEEMLVEMRKGLVRQMGLVGQFDIHYQRKEELFFPIMERYGHDSPPKVMWGVDDQIRDLFQTALVATKSLPEVPISTVKEAFEAFATEFESMIFKEESILLMILLESFTQDDWIQIAEESDAYGYAIIRPSEKWVPERQHFVEEKSVEEPTQSETVDGQVQQVIDTPEGQFTITFTPKEKETVLDRNSQQAFGNGYLSVEQANLILNHLPMEITFVNKDDIFQYYNDNTPADEMIFKRTPSQVGRNVELCHPPKYLEKVKAIMQGIREGKKDKYEMWFKSESRGKFVHVTYAAVHDQAGEFQGVLEYVQDIQPYREIDTDYFRGLE encoded by the coding sequence ATGACAGATGAACGAATTTATATTCTGCGGGATATTTTATTAGAATTGCATAATGGAGCCTCTCCAGAGTCCGTTCAAGAACGCTTTGATGCGACCTTTACAGGTGTATCTGCTATTGAGATTTCCCTTATGGAGCACGAGTTGATGAACTCGGACTCAGGTGTGACATTTGAAGACGTCATGGAGCTATGTGATGTGCATGCCAATCTCTTTAAGAATGCTGTTAAGGGTGTCGAAGTTGAGGACACCGAGCATCCTGGTCACCCTGTGCGTGTCTTTAAGGATGAAAATCTAGCTCTCCGTGCTGCTTTGATTCGGGTCCGTAGATTGCTCTCGACTTATGAATCTGTGGACGATGAGGAAATGCTGGTTGAGATGCGCAAAGGCTTGGTACGTCAGATGGGGCTTGTTGGTCAATTTGATATTCACTACCAGCGCAAGGAAGAGCTCTTCTTTCCTATCATGGAACGTTATGGCCATGATTCACCTCCCAAAGTTATGTGGGGAGTGGATGATCAGATTAGGGATCTCTTTCAAACAGCCTTAGTGGCTACTAAGTCGCTCCCAGAAGTGCCAATTTCCACCGTAAAGGAAGCTTTTGAAGCTTTTGCGACAGAGTTTGAAAGTATGATTTTTAAGGAAGAATCAATCCTTCTCATGATTCTGCTTGAATCCTTTACCCAGGATGACTGGATTCAGATTGCTGAGGAAAGTGATGCCTATGGATATGCTATTATCCGTCCGTCTGAGAAATGGGTTCCTGAACGTCAACATTTTGTTGAGGAAAAAAGTGTAGAAGAACCAACTCAGTCAGAAACTGTAGATGGACAAGTTCAGCAAGTGATCGATACACCAGAAGGTCAGTTTACAATCACCTTTACACCAAAGGAAAAGGAAACGGTGCTAGATCGCAATAGCCAGCAGGCTTTTGGCAATGGCTATCTCTCAGTTGAACAGGCGAATCTTATCCTTAATCATTTGCCGATGGAGATTACCTTTGTTAATAAGGATGATATTTTCCAGTATTATAATGACAATACTCCAGCAGATGAAATGATTTTCAAGCGGACACCGTCTCAAGTTGGACGAAATGTCGAACTATGCCATCCACCAAAATATTTGGAGAAAGTCAAAGCGATTATGCAAGGCATTCGTGAAGGGAAAAAGGACAAGTACGAGATGTGGTTCAAGTCAGAATCACGTGGAAAGTTTGTCCATGTCACTTACGCAGCTGTCCACGATCAAGCAGGGGAGTTTCAAGGAGTCTTGGAATATGTTCAGGACATCCAACCCTACCGTGAGATTGACACGGACTATTTCCGTGGATTAGAATAA
- a CDS encoding single-stranded DNA-binding protein translates to MYNKVIMIGRLTSTPELHKTNNDKSVARATIAINRRFKDQNGEREADFINIVVWGKLAETLASYATKGSLISIDGELRTRKFEKNGQTNYVTEVLATGFQLLESRAQRAMRENNAGQDLADLVLEEEELPF, encoded by the coding sequence ATGTATAATAAAGTGATTATGATTGGACGCTTGACGTCTACACCCGAATTGCACAAAACCAACAATGATAAGTCTGTAGCTCGTGCGACGATTGCTATTAACCGTCGTTTTAAGGACCAAAATGGGGAACGTGAAGCGGACTTCATCAATATTGTTGTCTGGGGGAAATTGGCTGAAACCTTGGCTAGCTACGCGACTAAAGGCAGTCTCATTTCTATCGATGGGGAACTTCGTACCCGTAAGTTCGAGAAGAATGGTCAGACCAACTACGTGACCGAAGTTCTTGCTACAGGATTTCAACTTTTGGAAAGTCGCGCCCAACGTGCTATGCGTGAAAATAATGCTGGTCAAGACTTAGCAGATCTGGTTTTGGAAGAGGAGGAACTTCCCTTCTAG
- a CDS encoding DUF1912 family protein: MSYEQEFMKEFEAWVNTQIMINDMALKESQKVYEEDQDERAKDAMIRYESRLDAYQFLLGKFENFKAGKGFHDLPEGLFGERNY, encoded by the coding sequence ATGAGTTACGAGCAAGAATTTATGAAGGAATTTGAAGCCTGGGTTAATACCCAGATTATGATCAACGATATGGCTCTTAAGGAAAGTCAAAAGGTCTATGAAGAAGATCAAGATGAGCGCGCTAAAGATGCCATGATTCGCTACGAGAGTCGCTTGGATGCCTACCAGTTCTTACTAGGTAAATTTGAAAACTTCAAGGCAGGCAAGGGATTCCATGATTTACCAGAAGGTTTATTTGGCGAGAGAAATTATTAA
- a CDS encoding DUF4651 domain-containing protein yields the protein MKTKNIIKTGLVVAGLGALAFGAKKVADDHKLMKTQEELTAIVRDYFSEMGEIGTLYVQVYESSLERLVGGVIFEDGRHYTFVYEDEDLIYEEEAL from the coding sequence ATGAAAACGAAAAATATTATTAAAACAGGTTTAGTAGTGGCAGGGCTTGGAGCACTTGCCTTTGGTGCTAAGAAAGTAGCTGATGATCACAAACTTATGAAGACACAGGAAGAGTTAACTGCTATTGTGCGTGACTATTTCTCAGAAATGGGTGAGATTGGGACTCTCTATGTCCAAGTATACGAAAGTAGCCTAGAACGTCTTGTTGGTGGTGTCATTTTTGAAGATGGTCGTCACTATACCTTTGTCTATGAAGATGAAGATCTCATCTACGAGGAGGAAGCCTTATGA
- a CDS encoding thioredoxin family protein, with protein MISPKNIEELANLVEQDGKKVFLFVADWCGDCRYIYPALPEIEETNPEFTFIRVDRDEYMELAKLWDVYGIPSLVVLDKDKEIGRFVNRDRKTKGQINDFLASLK; from the coding sequence ATGATTTCTCCTAAAAATATAGAAGAATTAGCAAATCTAGTAGAGCAGGATGGCAAGAAGGTCTTCCTTTTTGTTGCGGATTGGTGTGGCGATTGCCGTTATATCTATCCTGCCTTGCCAGAGATTGAAGAGACAAATCCAGAGTTCACTTTTATACGGGTAGACCGAGATGAGTACATGGAACTTGCTAAACTTTGGGATGTATACGGGATTCCAAGTCTTGTTGTTTTAGACAAGGACAAGGAGATTGGACGTTTTGTCAATCGTGACCGTAAAACCAAGGGGCAAATCAATGACTTTTTAGCAAGTTTGAAATAG
- a CDS encoding SDR family NAD(P)-dependent oxidoreductase, whose protein sequence is MAKNVVITGATSGIGEAIARAYLEKGENVVLTGRRTERLQALKAEFVEAFPNQKVWTFPLDVTDMSMVKTVCSEILETVGQVDILINNAGLALGLSPYQDYEELDMLTMLDTNVKGLMAVTRCLLPSMVVANQGHIINMGSTAGIYAYAGAAVYSATKAAVKTFSDGLRIDTIATDIKVTTIQPGIVETDFSKVRFHGDEARAATVYQGLEALQAQDIADAVVYVTSQPRRVQITDMTIMANQQATGFMIHRD, encoded by the coding sequence ATGGCAAAAAATGTAGTCATTACAGGTGCAACATCAGGTATCGGTGAAGCCATTGCGCGTGCATATCTAGAAAAAGGTGAGAATGTTGTACTCACAGGACGTCGAACAGAAAGACTCCAAGCTCTAAAAGCTGAGTTTGTAGAAGCATTTCCAAATCAAAAAGTCTGGACCTTTCCGTTAGATGTTACAGATATGAGCATGGTAAAGACTGTTTGTTCGGAAATTTTAGAGACTGTAGGTCAGGTTGATATCTTGATCAATAATGCTGGACTGGCTCTAGGCTTATCGCCTTATCAGGACTATGAAGAGTTGGATATGTTGACCATGTTGGATACCAATGTCAAGGGTTTAATGGCAGTTACACGCTGTCTCTTGCCTTCTATGGTAGTAGCTAATCAAGGGCATATTATCAATATGGGTTCTACTGCAGGGATTTACGCATATGCTGGTGCAGCAGTCTATTCAGCAACCAAGGCTGCAGTCAAAACTTTTTCAGACGGGCTTCGGATTGACACCATTGCGACAGATATCAAGGTGACCACTATTCAGCCAGGAATTGTAGAGACTGATTTTTCAAAAGTCCGTTTCCATGGAGATGAGGCACGGGCTGCGACTGTTTACCAGGGGCTTGAAGCCTTACAGGCACAAGATATCGCTGATGCAGTGGTTTATGTGACCAGTCAACCTCGTCGTGTGCAAATCACAGATATGACCATCATGGCTAATCAACAAGCAACTGGGTTTATGATTCATCGAGATTAA
- the ytpR gene encoding YtpR family tRNA-binding protein, whose amino-acid sequence MIFTYNKEHVGDVLMVIVKNSGDDKLDVERKGNVARVFLKETGETVAWNIFEVSSMFEIAERGQVFLTDDQVARLNQELQEEGFAEEIINDKEPKFVVGEIVEMVAHPDSDHLNICQVAVGSDKTVQIVAGAPNARVGLKTIVALPGAMMPKGNLIFPGELRGEKSFGMMCSPRELALPNAPQKRGVIELSDDQVVGTPFDPATHWTA is encoded by the coding sequence ATGATTTTTACATATAATAAAGAACATGTCGGCGATGTCCTTATGGTCATCGTGAAAAACAGTGGAGATGACAAACTAGATGTTGAGCGTAAAGGTAATGTAGCGCGTGTTTTCCTAAAAGAAACTGGTGAGACTGTCGCTTGGAACATTTTTGAAGTTTCTAGTATGTTTGAAATCGCTGAGCGCGGGCAAGTCTTTTTAACTGACGACCAAGTAGCACGTTTGAACCAAGAATTGCAAGAAGAAGGATTTGCTGAAGAAATCATCAATGACAAGGAACCCAAATTTGTGGTTGGTGAGATTGTAGAAATGGTTGCTCATCCAGATAGTGACCACCTCAATATCTGCCAAGTGGCTGTTGGAAGTGACAAGACAGTGCAGATCGTTGCAGGTGCTCCCAATGCGCGTGTCGGTTTGAAAACCATTGTAGCTCTTCCTGGAGCTATGATGCCAAAAGGTAATCTCATTTTTCCAGGGGAACTTCGAGGGGAAAAGAGTTTTGGTATGATGTGTAGTCCTCGTGAACTTGCCTTGCCAAATGCTCCCCAAAAACGTGGTGTCATTGAATTATCAGACGACCAGGTAGTTGGAACACCCTTTGACCCAGCTACACACTGGACTGCTTAA
- the rbfA gene encoding 30S ribosome-binding factor RbfA: protein MANHFRTDRVGMEIKREVNEILQKKVRDPRVQGVTITDVQMLGDLSVAKVYYTILSNLASDNQKAQIGLEKATGTIKRELGHNLKLYKIPDLTFVKDESIEYGNKIDEMLRNLDKN, encoded by the coding sequence ATGGCAAATCATTTCCGTACGGATCGTGTGGGCATGGAGATCAAGCGTGAAGTCAATGAGATTTTGCAAAAGAAAGTCCGTGATCCGCGTGTCCAAGGCGTGACCATCACAGATGTTCAGATGCTTGGGGACTTGTCTGTAGCTAAGGTTTACTACACAATTTTGAGTAATCTTGCTTCAGATAATCAAAAGGCCCAAATTGGGCTTGAAAAAGCAACCGGAACTATCAAACGTGAGCTTGGTCACAATTTGAAATTGTATAAAATTCCAGACTTGACCTTCGTCAAAGACGAATCTATCGAGTATGGAAACAAGATTGACGAAATGTTACGCAATCTGGATAAGAATTAA